A single genomic interval of Aythya fuligula isolate bAytFul2 chromosome 28, bAytFul2.pri, whole genome shotgun sequence harbors:
- the LOC116499495 gene encoding GON-4-like protein isoform X2, giving the protein MSLSLKMLPCKKRRAVVAGLQSPRERGGAGEDGEPPGGVSVAGAVDGSSPVKPAAGRAAGPPPGWRGPGEAFLKGGKRLPAKVAPASSQESADGCPGAQDSCSAAELAEDVKNLEGGREGKTPKLYTEVAVNLQRDPYLPDNQSAAQESPARSSSQLAVRSPTMMKPLKNTRTEEQDGEDIERRKRRRKANKRKREGKSQEEEGSLSCDIKLDDTLDRTLEDGAKQHNLTVVNVRNILHEVITNEHVVAMMKAAISETEDIPLFEPKMTRSKLKEVVEKGVVIPTWNISPIKKANEVKPPQFVDIPLEEDDSSDEEYQPDDEDEDETAEESLLESDVESTASSPRGAKRSRTRRSSDEEGGTLCEVEKVTAPVVRHISAEVVPMGPPPPPKPKQTKDSTFMEKLHAVDEELASSPVCMDSYQSLEDSLIAFRTRSKRPLKDVPLGQLEAELRAPDITPDMYDPNTADDEEWKRWLGGLMNDDVENEDELDDDDDPEYNFLEDLDEPDTEDFRNDRAVRITKKEVNELMEELFETFQDEMGFSNMEDEGPEDEDNVTESRPNFNTPQALRFEEPLANLLNEQHRTVKEQLEQLRMKKSSIKPPQEIEKSKPHNEKPLQSLVLDCTQRKRLQQQMQQHVQLLTQIHLLASSNPALSSEASTTRMFLNELGNFARSSTLLRQSFYPKFQTMFQPCNLKGALQLIEDFHAQVQVDWSPRKAVKKSANEFPCLPKQVAWILATRRVFMYPELLPICSLKANPPRDKIIFTKAEDNLLALGLKHFEGTEFPKPLISKYLLPTKTAHQLTVRIKNLNMNRAPDNIIRYYKKTKQLPVLFKCCEEIQPSEWKPPVEREEHRLPFWLKASLPSIQGELKQLAEDAREMPGSPDEESDFLGTEKETSDTEYNEKYPLLMPKGLVLTLKPLANRFSRRAWRRQRSSALKPVLIRPSPCLQPISNTINIQKTMKLSQSEAPPSKVMVQIPRLIQPATVMQTVPGVQPLNVPAVVGSGDGLEFQNVLSASHPDSRQAFSAALPPALVSSNPITFQPKLMLPALAGAKIRKPCVRKGYQKKKGTKSAPLIKTSPLIQPSPVILTVPATTVKVVNIGNGCNMIQPINTTVGRGTQAIPVTTLLVNPSTFPCPLNQPLVTSSIPSLIVSPNPVGLSASSVGENEEQLNLVPSCPAGNSKNSYPTVEPKAEPQELYATYSAVSPKKECSTNPATSNNGSQEMVNKNDCCSWTVVEGQENASEPLSVDLLPHLEDPDETVKIEPEDSNDAIKEVNPIQKRDLLCAEVKEEFMLGLGQELNMEACSCPNELKEIKKEHAVCEEKGGEERRALQSSPHDEQQVDAAGVTGPQASSESPKNHSYTVDLEAEFSSPLGRPEDSSSMDGQSVGTPAGPEAGGEREGQDEEDDDDFDDFTQDEDEEMSSASEESILSVPELQETMEKLTWLATERRLSQEGDSEEENSQEENSEPEEEEEEEGEGIESLQKDDEVCGDVSEEPKSAFTLTKMAPQVEAHRIPPGENVKAPGKSRSSHRARNKRGRTRASKDTSKLLLLYDEDILERDPLREQKDLAFAQAYLTRKLLHDWPQLLTDFAAFLLPEQALECGLFEEQQAFEKSRKFLRQLEICFAENPAHHQKIIKVLQSCVDCLPQEIAELKTQVWQLLKGHDHLQDEFSVFFDHLRPSANRMGDFEEINWTEEKEYEFDGFEEVSLPDVEEEDEPPKMHTASKNKKRKDIGGQNNDKEVEWVDGMKECSCSCHEGTIDLKLKKSKRRTCSHCSSKVCENKFYKNKDSQELTASLVQQESSPQPEGKDSGMSKELAEESLESRDEGEDVQRRTKTISRKVDSLTSGSPLEGGIVCGRHVSSEKAALPDNQVQEAGVSAVVNTTKDSHSFITGPGCTHLQKATQNLPQETKGSPCTERSVSDGLNQQHQGNANTSLGLSRDVLLSSHSAPMKGLTGPSSFSGNSLYQTEGLHSESADKYAIFGHSSKLSAREFEGPPLLLEGKSEAKQGWITPDRKPALGKSCCSQSPNNCVLEADDTSCIGSFPENRLKSNANNCFQVHQHSEELEYRVVTASLGQKEEEQQQQRVTEATVCAKNSKVSSTGEKVVLWTREADRVILTTCQEKGAHLETFHAISQKLGNKTASEVSHRFRELMKLFHTSCDGSSEDEEDATSTSNADQLSDKDLLLSEEEPDD; this is encoded by the exons ATGTCGCTCTCGCTGAAAATGTTGCCCTGCAAGAAGAGGAGAGCGGTGGTCGCGGGGCTGCAGAGCCCGCGGGAGCGGGGCGGCGCCGGGGAGGACGGGGAGCCGCCCGGAGGCGTCTCGGTGGCGGGCGCCGTCGACGGCAGCTCCCCCGTGAAAccggcggcgggcagggccgCCGGGCCGCCCCCGGGCTGGAGGGGACCCGGGGAGGCTTTCCTTAAGGGCGGAAAGAGGCTCCCCGCGAAGGTGGCCCCGGCTTCCAGTCAGGAAAGCGCCGACGGCTGCCCCGGCGCGCAAGATTCGTGCTCTGCCGCTGAGCTCGCCGAAGACGTTAAAAACCTGGAAGGGGGCAGAGAAG GGAAAACTCCTAAGCTGTATACAGAGGTGGCAGTAAATTTGCAGAGAGATCCATATCTGCCTGACAACCAGTCTGCAGCGCAGGAGTCTCCAGCGAGAAGTTCTTCACAGCTGGCTGTTAGAAGTCCTACCATGATGAAGCCATTGAAGAACACCAGAACTG AGGAGCAAGATGGAGAAGATattgagagaagaaagaggaggaggaaagcaaacaaacggaagagggaagggaaaagtcAAGAAGAGGAGGGCTCTCTGTCTTGCGACATCAAACTGGATGATACCCTTGATCGCACCTTAGAAGACGGTGCTAAGCAGCATAACCTGACAGTTGTCAATGTGCGAAACATCCTACAT GAAGTGATCACAAATGAGCATGTGGTTGCCATGATGAAAGCAGCCATCAGTGAGACAGAAGATATACCTTTATTT GAACCCAAAATGACTCGTTCCAAACTGAAGGAAGTTGTGGAGAAAGGAGTG GTGATTCCAACATGGAATATTTCTCCAATTAAGAAGGCAAATGAGGTAAAG CCTCCTCAGTTTGTGGACATTCCTCTTGAGGAAGACGACTCATCTGATGAGGAATACCAGCCTGATgatgaggatgaagatgagACTGCAGAAGAG AGTTTACTGGAAAGTGATGTAGAGAGCACTGCTTCTTCTCCTCGGGGAGCAAAACGATCTAGGACAAGGCGATCATCTGATGAAGAGGGAGGGACACTCTGTGAG GTGGAGAAGGTTACTGCACCTGTTGTTAGACATATTAGTGCTGAAGTAGTTCCCATGGGACCTCCACCACCTCCTaaaccaaagcaaaccaaagaCAGCACATTCATGGAGAAGCTGCATGCAGTGGATGAAGAACTGGCTTCAAGCCCAGTATGCATGGATTCCTACCAG TCTCTGGAAGACAGCCTCATTGCCTTCAGAACCCGATCAAAGAGACCGCTGAAGGATGTTCCTCTTGGTCAACTGGAGGCTGAGCTCCGAGCCCCAGATATCACGCCTGATATGTATGATCCCAATACTGCAGATGATGAAGAATGGAAAAGGTGGCTTGGAGGGCTCATGAATGATGATGTGGAGAACGAAG ATGAAttagatgatgatgatgaccCTGAGTACAACTTCCTGGAAGATCTGGATGAACCAGATACAGAAGACTTCAGAAATGATCGTGCGGTGAGAATTACCA AAAAGGAAGTGAATGAACTGATGGAGGAGCTGTTTGAGACA TTTCAGGATGAGATGGGTTTCTCAAACATGGAAGATGAAGGTCCAGAAGATGAAGATAATGTTACAGAGTCACGGCCAAATTTTAATACACCACAGGCACTTAG ATTTGAAGAGCCTCTGGCCAATTTGCTGAATGAACAACACCGGACAGTGAAGGAACAACTGGAGCAGTTGAGAATGAAAAAGTCTTCTATCAAGCCACCACAGGAGATAGAGAAATCAAAACCTCACAATGAGAAGCCTCTCCAAAGCCTTGTTCTCGACTGTACGCAAAGAAAAAGGCTCCAGCAGCAAATGCAGCAg CATGTTCAGCTTCTGACTCAAATCCATCTCCTTGCAAGTTCCAACCCTGCTTTAAGTTCAGAGGCCAGTACCACTAGGATGTTTTTG AATGAGCTTGGTAACTTTGCTCGAAGCTCTACGCTCCTTCGTCAATCATTCTATCCTAAATTTCAAACAATGTTCCAGCCATGTAACCTGAAGGGAGCACTGCAGCTCATTGAAGATTTTCATGCCCAAGTTCAAGTTGACTGGAGCCCTCGGAAAGCTGTGAAGAAGAGTG CCAATGAATTTCCATGTTTGCCAAAGCAAGTGGCATGGATTTTGGCAACAAGGAGAGTCTTTATGTATCCAGAGTTATTGCCAATATGTTCCTTGAAAGCAAACCCTCCCCGGGACAAGATTATCTTCACAAAAGCAGAGGACAA tttattAGCTTTAGGtctgaaacattttgaaggGACAGAGTTTCCAAAGCCTTTGATCAGCAAATATCTCTTACCAACAAAAACTGCCCACCAGCTGACAGTGCGAATTAAGAATCTCAATATGAATCGAGCTCCTGATAATATCATCAGA TACtataaaaagacaaagcagttGCCTGTTCTGTTCAAGTGCTGTGAGGAAATCCAGCCTAGTGAGTGGAAACCACCCGTGGAGAGAGAAGAACATCGCCTGCCATTTTGGCTAAAG GCAAGTTTGCCCTCCATTCAGGGGGAATTGAAGCAATTAGCAGAAGATGCGAGGGAGATGCCAGGTTCACCTGATGAAGAATCTGACTTTTTGGgcacagaaaaggaaacttCGGACAcagaatataatgaaaaatacccTCTACTCATGCCAAAGGGACTAGTACTGACCTTAAAGCCTCTTGCCAATCGATTCTCTAGGAGAGCATGGAGAAGACAGAGGTCTTCAGCTCTGAAGCCTGTCCTCATTCGACCAAGTCCTTGTCTGCAGCCCATTTCCAACACTATTAACATTCAGAAAACCATGAAGTTATCCCAGTCAGAGGCTCCACCCAGCAAAGTTATGGTTCAGATTCCTCGATTAATCCAACCAGCTACGGTTATGCAGACAGTGCCAGGAGTGCAGCCTTTGAATGTTCCAGCAGTGGTGGGAAGTGGGGATGGCTTGGAATTTCAGAATGTGCTCTCTGCTTCGCATCCAGACTCCAGGCAAGCTTTCTCAGCTGCTTTACCACCAGCATTAGTGTCTTCAAATCCAATAACTTTTCAGCCAAAATTAATGTTACCAGCTTTGGCTGGAGCAAAAATACGCAAACCTTGTGTTCGCAAGggatatcagaagaaaaaagggacaAAATCTGCCCCACTGATAAAGACTTCGCCTTTGATCCAGCCATCTCCAGTCATTCTTACTGTACCTGCTACCACAGTGAAAGTGGTTAATATAGGCAATGGTTGCAACATGATTCAGCCCATAAATACAACTGTGGGGAGAGGCACTCAGGCTATTCCAGTTACAACCTTGTTGGTAAATCCATCCACTTTCCCATGTCCATTAAATCAGCCTCTAGTGACTTCCTCAATTCCTTCATTGATAGTTTCTCCTAACCCTGTTGGTCTTTCTGCATCTTCTGTTggtgaaaatgaagaacaactGAATCTGGTTCCTTCGTGTCCTGctggaaacagcaaaaattcCTACCCCACAGTGGAGCCCAAGGCTGAACCCCAAGAGTTGTATGCTACATACTCAGCTGTCTCCCCCAAGAAGGAATGTAGTACAAATCCTGCCACTTCAAATAATGGCAGTCAGGAGATGGTAAATAAGAATGACTGCTGTAGCTGGACAGTGGTAGAAGGACAAGAGAATGCTTCAGAGCCATTGTCTGTGGACCTTTTGCCTCATTTAGAAGATCCAGATGAAACAGTAAAAATTGAGCCTGAAGATTCAAACGATGCCATCAAGGAAGTAAATCCAATACAGAAGAGGGATCTTCTGTGTGCTGAGGTGAAGGAGGAATTCATGCTGGGTCTTGGCCAGGAGCTGAACATGGAGGCCTGCTCATGTCCAAATGagctgaaagaaattaaaaaggagCATGCTGTGTGTgaagagaagggaggagaagaaagacgGGCTTTGCAGTCATCTCCCCATGATGAACAGCAGGTAGATGCAGCTGGTGTTACTGGACCACAAGCAAGCAGTGAGTCTCCAAAGAATCATTCATACACAGTGGATCTCGAAGCAGAATTTAGTAGCCCACTAGGAAGACCAGAAGATTCGTCTAGTATGGATGGCCAGTCTGTTGGGACACCAGCTGGCCCTGAAgctggaggagagagagaaggacaAGATGAAGAAGACGATGATGACTTTGATGATTTCACACAAGATGAGGATGAAGAAATGTCATCAGCCTCAGAAGAATCTATTCTTTCGGTGCCAGAACTTCAG GAGACAATGGAAAAACTTACTTGGCTTGCAACAGAGAGACGCTTAAGCCAAGAAGGAGATTCTGAAGAAGAGAATTCCCAGGAAGAGAACTCTGAGccggaggaggaagaggaggaggaaggggaaggaataGAGAGTTTACAGAAGGATGATGAAGTTTGTGGAGATGTGTCAGAAGAACCTAAATCAGCCTTCACATTGACAAAGATGGCCCCGCAGGTGGAAGCCCACAGAATACCACCAG GAGAGAATGTGAAAGCCCCTGGGAAAAGCAGGAGTTCCCACAGAGCCAGAAATAAGAGGGGACGGACTCGTGCCAGCAAAGACACGTCAAAGCTGCTCCTCTTGTATGATGAAGACATCCTGGAGAGAGATCCCCTGCGGGAACAGAAAGATCTGGCATTTGCACAAGCCTATCTAACCAGA AAACTGTTGCATGACTGGCCACAGTTGCTCAcagattttgctgctttccttttacCAGAACAAGCTTTGGAGTGTGGACTG tttgaAGAGCAGCAAGCATTTGAAAAAAGCCGGAAGTTCCTCAGGCAACTGGagatttgttttgctgaaaatcCTGCCCACCATCAAAAGATCATCAAAGTTCTGCAGAGTTGTGTGGACTGCCTTCCGCAGGAGATTGCAGAG ctgAAGACCCAAGTGTGGCAACTGTTGAAAGGACATGACCACTTGCAGGATGagttctcagttttctttgatCACTTACGTCCCTCGGCCAACCGCATGGGAGATTTTGAGGAAATCAACTGGACAGAAGAGAAGGAATATGAG tttGATGGGTTTGAAGAGGTGTCTTTGCCAGATGTAGAAGAAGAGGATGAACCACCCAAGATGCACACAGCCTCAAAAAATAAGAAACGTAAAGATATCGGAGGCCAGAACAATGACAAG GAGGTCGAGTGGGTAGATGGGATGAAGGAATGTTCATGTTCCTGCCATGAAGGGACTATTGACCTTAagctaaagaaaagcaaaaggaggacCTGCAGCCATTGCAGTAGTAAG GTGTGTGAGAAcaagttttataaaaataaagattctcAAGAACTGACTGCTTCCCTTGTTCAACAAGAATCGAGTCCTCAGCCTGAAGGAAAGGATTCTGGAATGTCTAAGGAACTTGCGGAAGAAAGCTTGGAAAGCAGAGATGAGGGAGAGGATGTCCAGCGTAGAACAAAAACCATATCTAGGAAAGTGGACTCTCTCACATCAG GATCTCCCCTGGAAGGAGGAATTGTCTGTGGCAGACATGtatcttcagaaaaagcagCGTTGCCTGATAATCAGGTTCAAGAAGCAGGTGTCAGTGCTGTTGTGAATACCACAAAAGACAGTCATTCTTTTATCACTGGGCCTGGATGCACACACCTACAAAAAGCTACTCAAAACCTACCTCAAGAAACCAAAGGCAGCCCTTGCACTGAAAGAAGTGTTAGTGACGGACTAAACCAACAACATCAAGGAAATGCAAATACTTCCCTTGGGTTGAGCAGAGATGTGCTGTTGTCTTCTCATTCTGCTCCAATGAAAGGTTTAACAGGACCTAGTTCCTTTTCTGGAAACAGTTTGTATCAGACTGAAGGGCTTCACTCTGAATCAGCAGACAAGTATGCCATCTTTGGTCACTCTTCAAAGTTAAGCGCGAGAGAATTTGAAGGACCACCTTTGCTTCTGGAAGGAAAATCTGAAGCAAAGCAAGGCTGGATAACACCAGATAGAAAGCCAGCACTGGGTaagagctgctgctcacagTCCCCCAATAATTGTGTTTTGGAAGCAGATGATACGAGCTGCATTGGAAGTTTTCCTGAGAACAGATTAAAGTCAAATGCAAACAACTGCTTCCAGGTGCATCAGCATTCTGAGGAGCTAGAGTATAGAGTGGTTACTGCCTCCCTGgggcagaaggaagaggagcagcaaCAGCAACGAGTCACAGAAGCAACTGTGTGTGCCAAGAACAGCAAAGTCAGCTCCACCGGGGAGAAGGTTGTCCTCTGGACCAG GGAGGCTGACAGAGTCATCCTTACCACCTGTCAGGAGAAAGGAGCCCATCTGGAAACCTTCCATGCCATCTCACAGAAATTGGGCAACAAGACCGCTAGTGAG GTATCCCACAGGTTCAGAGAACTGATGAAGCTGTTTCATACATCCTGTGACGGGAGTTCTGAAGATGAGGAGGATGCAACTAGTACTAGTAATGCAGACCAATTGTCAGATAAAgatctgctgctttctgaagaagaaCCTGATGACTAA